The following are encoded together in the Gadus chalcogrammus isolate NIFS_2021 chromosome 2, NIFS_Gcha_1.0, whole genome shotgun sequence genome:
- the kdm8 gene encoding lysine-specific demethylase 8 isoform X3: protein MAALWSNISAILPPDEAGFPLQFSDSVHSSVAELLLRCRRRLYTDRSLRILNPRDHALTLAQMVTDLSWERLNTGTWRDVDKEWRRVYAYGCLFKALALCRGDPSPERVRQAVRTCDMGLMMGASIMDNVLNSLVQILQTEVRRATKEEFPTEPRVQAKKIKLEVPPAPVIEQTTAVPRMNCPSLERFKNNNLLTNQPVILEGIINHWPALNDHSWSLEYIRSIAGCRTVPVEVGSRYTDEEWSQRLLTVNEFIDKYISVKVEDGPVGYLAQHQLFDQIPELKEDIRIPDYCCLGDGDEDNITINAWFGPSGTVSPLHQDPQHNFLAQVLGSKYIRLYSPSDSGRLYPHESPLLHNTSQVEVENPNVERFPEFVDAPYRDCVLKPGEVLFIPTQHWHYVRSLELSFS from the exons ATGGCGGCGTTGTGGTCAAACATCTCCGCCATCTTGCCTCCGGACGAGGCCGGCTTCCCGCTCCAGTTCAGCGACAGCGTGCACTCCAGTGTGGCGGAGTTGCTGCTTCGCTGCAGGCGGCGGCTGTACACCGACAGGAGCCTGAGGATCCTGAACCCCCGGGACCACGCGCTGACCCTCGCCCAGATGGTCACCGACCTCTCCTGGGAGCGGCTCAACACGGGCACGTGGCGCGACGTGGACAAGGAGTGGCGGCGGGTCTACGCCTACGGCTGCCTGTTCAAGGCCCTGGCTCTGTGCCGCGGGGACCCGTCCCCGGAGAGAGTGCGCCAGGCCGTCAGAACGTGCGACATGGGCTTGATGATGGGCGCGTCCATCATGGACAACGTTCTCAACAGCCTGGTGCAGATCCTGCAGACAGAGGTCAGGAGAGCCACCAAGGAGGAGTTTCCCACGGAGCCCCGAGTTCAAGCAAAG AAGATCAAGCTTGAAGTCCCACCTGCTCCTGTTATTGAACAAACCACTGCAGTTCCCAGGATGAATTGCCCTTCACTGGAACGCTTCAAGAACAATAATCTGCTCACCAACCAGCCAGTTATTCTGGAAGGAATAATAAACCACTGGCCAGCCCTTAACGACCACAGCTGGAG CCTAGAATACATAAGATCAATTGCTGGATGCCGAACGGTGCCAGTGGAAGTTGGGTCAAGATACACCGATGAGGAGTGGTCACAAAGACTGCTTACTGTCAATGAATTCATTGATAAATACATTTCAGTAAAA GTGGAGGACGGACCAGTGGGGTATTTGGCCCAGCACCAGCTCTTTGATCAG aTCCCCGAGCTGAAAGAAGACATCCGCATCCCCGACTACTGTTGCCTGGGCGACGGAGACGAGGACAACATCACCATCAACGCGTGGTTCGGCCCCTCGGGAACAGTCTCCCCACTCCACCAAGACCCCCAGCATAACTTCCTGGCTCAG GTGTTGGGAAGCAAGTACATTCGCCTATATTCCCCCAGCGACAGTGGGAGGCTCTACCCTCATGAATCACCGCTCCTCCACAACACCAGCCAG gtggaggtggagaatcCCAACGTAGAGCGCTTCCCAGAGTTTGTGGACGCTCCCTACCGGGACTGTGTTCTGAAGCCCGGGGAGGTACTCTTCATCCCCACGCAGCACTGGCACTATGTGCGCTCCCTGGAGCTCAGCTTCTCA TGA
- the kdm8 gene encoding lysine-specific demethylase 8 isoform X1: protein MAALWSNISAILPPDEAGFPLQFSDSVHSSVAELLLRCRRRLYTDRSLRILNPRDHALTLAQMVTDLSWERLNTGTWRDVDKEWRRVYAYGCLFKALALCRGDPSPERVRQAVRTCDMGLMMGASIMDNVLNSLVQILQTEVRRATKEEFPTEPRVQAKKIKLEVPPAPVIEQTTAVPRMNCPSLERFKNNNLLTNQPVILEGIINHWPALNDHSWSLEYIRSIAGCRTVPVEVGSRYTDEEWSQRLLTVNEFIDKYISVKVEDGPVGYLAQHQLFDQIPELKEDIRIPDYCCLGDGDEDNITINAWFGPSGTVSPLHQDPQHNFLAQVLGSKYIRLYSPSDSGRLYPHESPLLHNTSQVEVENPNVERFPEFVDAPYRDCVLKPGEVLFIPTQHWHYVRSLELSFSEHHHLGVR from the exons ATGGCGGCGTTGTGGTCAAACATCTCCGCCATCTTGCCTCCGGACGAGGCCGGCTTCCCGCTCCAGTTCAGCGACAGCGTGCACTCCAGTGTGGCGGAGTTGCTGCTTCGCTGCAGGCGGCGGCTGTACACCGACAGGAGCCTGAGGATCCTGAACCCCCGGGACCACGCGCTGACCCTCGCCCAGATGGTCACCGACCTCTCCTGGGAGCGGCTCAACACGGGCACGTGGCGCGACGTGGACAAGGAGTGGCGGCGGGTCTACGCCTACGGCTGCCTGTTCAAGGCCCTGGCTCTGTGCCGCGGGGACCCGTCCCCGGAGAGAGTGCGCCAGGCCGTCAGAACGTGCGACATGGGCTTGATGATGGGCGCGTCCATCATGGACAACGTTCTCAACAGCCTGGTGCAGATCCTGCAGACAGAGGTCAGGAGAGCCACCAAGGAGGAGTTTCCCACGGAGCCCCGAGTTCAAGCAAAG AAGATCAAGCTTGAAGTCCCACCTGCTCCTGTTATTGAACAAACCACTGCAGTTCCCAGGATGAATTGCCCTTCACTGGAACGCTTCAAGAACAATAATCTGCTCACCAACCAGCCAGTTATTCTGGAAGGAATAATAAACCACTGGCCAGCCCTTAACGACCACAGCTGGAG CCTAGAATACATAAGATCAATTGCTGGATGCCGAACGGTGCCAGTGGAAGTTGGGTCAAGATACACCGATGAGGAGTGGTCACAAAGACTGCTTACTGTCAATGAATTCATTGATAAATACATTTCAGTAAAA GTGGAGGACGGACCAGTGGGGTATTTGGCCCAGCACCAGCTCTTTGATCAG aTCCCCGAGCTGAAAGAAGACATCCGCATCCCCGACTACTGTTGCCTGGGCGACGGAGACGAGGACAACATCACCATCAACGCGTGGTTCGGCCCCTCGGGAACAGTCTCCCCACTCCACCAAGACCCCCAGCATAACTTCCTGGCTCAG GTGTTGGGAAGCAAGTACATTCGCCTATATTCCCCCAGCGACAGTGGGAGGCTCTACCCTCATGAATCACCGCTCCTCCACAACACCAGCCAG gtggaggtggagaatcCCAACGTAGAGCGCTTCCCAGAGTTTGTGGACGCTCCCTACCGGGACTGTGTTCTGAAGCCCGGGGAGGTACTCTTCATCCCCACGCAGCACTGGCACTATGTGCGCTCCCTGGAGCTCAGCTTCTCA GAGCATCATCACCTGGGAGTTAGATAG
- the kdm8 gene encoding lysine-specific demethylase 8 isoform X2: MAALWSNISAILPPDEAGFPLQFSDSVHSSVAELLLRCRRRLYTDRSLRILNPRDHALTLAQMVTDLSWERLNTGTWRDVDKEWRRVYAYGCLFKALALCRGDPSPERVRQAVRTCDMGLMMGASIMDNVLNSLVQILQTEVRRATKEEFPTEPRVQAKKIKLEVPPAPVIEQTTAVPRMNCPSLERFKNNNLLTNQPVILEGIINHWPALNDHSWSLEYIRSIAGCRTVPVEVGSRYTDEEWSQRLLTVNEFIDKYISVKVEDGPVGYLAQHQLFDQIPELKEDIRIPDYCCLGDGDEDNITINAWFGPSGTVSPLHQDPQHNFLAQVLGSKYIRLYSPSDSGRLYPHESPLLHNTSQVEVENPNVERFPEFVDAPYRDCVLKPGEVLFIPTQHWHYVRSLELSFSVSFWWS, translated from the exons ATGGCGGCGTTGTGGTCAAACATCTCCGCCATCTTGCCTCCGGACGAGGCCGGCTTCCCGCTCCAGTTCAGCGACAGCGTGCACTCCAGTGTGGCGGAGTTGCTGCTTCGCTGCAGGCGGCGGCTGTACACCGACAGGAGCCTGAGGATCCTGAACCCCCGGGACCACGCGCTGACCCTCGCCCAGATGGTCACCGACCTCTCCTGGGAGCGGCTCAACACGGGCACGTGGCGCGACGTGGACAAGGAGTGGCGGCGGGTCTACGCCTACGGCTGCCTGTTCAAGGCCCTGGCTCTGTGCCGCGGGGACCCGTCCCCGGAGAGAGTGCGCCAGGCCGTCAGAACGTGCGACATGGGCTTGATGATGGGCGCGTCCATCATGGACAACGTTCTCAACAGCCTGGTGCAGATCCTGCAGACAGAGGTCAGGAGAGCCACCAAGGAGGAGTTTCCCACGGAGCCCCGAGTTCAAGCAAAG AAGATCAAGCTTGAAGTCCCACCTGCTCCTGTTATTGAACAAACCACTGCAGTTCCCAGGATGAATTGCCCTTCACTGGAACGCTTCAAGAACAATAATCTGCTCACCAACCAGCCAGTTATTCTGGAAGGAATAATAAACCACTGGCCAGCCCTTAACGACCACAGCTGGAG CCTAGAATACATAAGATCAATTGCTGGATGCCGAACGGTGCCAGTGGAAGTTGGGTCAAGATACACCGATGAGGAGTGGTCACAAAGACTGCTTACTGTCAATGAATTCATTGATAAATACATTTCAGTAAAA GTGGAGGACGGACCAGTGGGGTATTTGGCCCAGCACCAGCTCTTTGATCAG aTCCCCGAGCTGAAAGAAGACATCCGCATCCCCGACTACTGTTGCCTGGGCGACGGAGACGAGGACAACATCACCATCAACGCGTGGTTCGGCCCCTCGGGAACAGTCTCCCCACTCCACCAAGACCCCCAGCATAACTTCCTGGCTCAG GTGTTGGGAAGCAAGTACATTCGCCTATATTCCCCCAGCGACAGTGGGAGGCTCTACCCTCATGAATCACCGCTCCTCCACAACACCAGCCAG gtggaggtggagaatcCCAACGTAGAGCGCTTCCCAGAGTTTGTGGACGCTCCCTACCGGGACTGTGTTCTGAAGCCCGGGGAGGTACTCTTCATCCCCACGCAGCACTGGCACTATGTGCGCTCCCTGGAGCTCAGCTTCTCAGTGAGTTTCTGGTGGTCGTGA
- the LOC130372469 gene encoding UNC93-like protein MFSD11 — MADVRTVNVVVLGVGFLLIFTAFTTCGNIEQTLIKSLQNDTFTGSGYHSLGIIYGVFSFSNFLAPTVVAILGPPCTMLISGILYSCYIAVFIVPTTWSFYLTSVIVGAGAAMLWTAQSHFLVENSDASTINRNTGMFWGLLQCSMLFGNLYIYFAWNGSTEISERGRKNLFTTLLVTSGVGTLCFLALRKTQHQQDDMISDDEGRSLLSAPMMYKQRANTAVKDAKAEFKTILQLLSSKTILLLSSCMAYSGLELSFYSGVYGTCIGATEQFGESAKGLIGISGIVVGIGEIIGGGFFGLMCTNNRFRRTSVVFLGMVVHFVAFYLIFLNIPDDAPIVLKTSAQFTSYLTPSVSIALLCSFLLGLGDSCFNTQLYSILGCVYAEQSTPAFAIFKFIQSIFAALAFFYSGYLLLRWQLLLMVILGFTGTLGFFLVERMQNISVDTHEP; from the exons ATGGCGGACGTAAGAACTGTGAACGTTGTAGTTTTAGGCGTTGGATTTTTGTTAATTTTTACTGCCTTCACTACCTGTGGAAACATCGAG caaACACTGATAAAAAGCCTGCAGAATGATACATTCACTGGAAGTGGTTACCACAG CCTCGGAATCATCTATGGAGttttttccttctcaaatttTCTTGCGCCAACAGTTGTTGCAATACTTGGCCCCCCATGCACAATGCTCATCAGCGGTATACTTTACAG TTGTTATATAGCGGTGTTCATTGTTCCAACTACATGGTCTTTTTACTTGACATCTGTGATCGTTGGCGCAGGAGCAGCCA TGCTGTGGACCGCACAGAGTCACTTCCTGGTGGAGAACTCTGACGCCTCCACCATAAACCGGAACACAGGGATGTTTTGGGGTCTTTTGCAGTGCAG CATGCTATTTGGCAACCTTTACATTTATTTCGCATGGAATGGAAGCACCGAAATCTCAG AGCGGGGCAGGAAGAACCTCTTCACGACGCTGCTGGTGACCTCCGGGGTCGGTACGCTCTGCTTCCTGGCGCTGAGGAAGACGCAGCACCAGCAGGACGATATGATCTCCGACGACGAAGGCCGCTCCCTGCTCTCGGCGCCCATGAT GTATAAACAAAGAGCAAACACTGCTGTAAAGGATGCCAAGGCAGAATTCA AGACCATCCTCCAACTTCTCAGTTCCAAAACAATATTGCTCCTGAGCAGCTGCATGGCATACAGTG GTCTAGAGCTGTCTTTCTACAGTGGAGTGTATGGGACTTGTATCGGTGCGACGGAACAGTTTGGGGAGTCGGCGAAAGGCCTAATTGGCATTTCTGGAATTGTAGTTGGCATTGGAGAAATAATAG GTGGGGGGTTTTTCGGACTGATGTGCACAAACAATCGCTTTCGCCGCACGTCGGTGGTCTTCCTGGGGATGGTGGTCCACTTTGTCGCCTTCTACCTGATCTTCCTCAACATCCCGGACGACGCGCCCATCGTGCTGAAGACCAGCGCACAGTTCACGTCCTATCTAACTCCCAG TGTTTCCATAGCGCTGCTTTGTAGCTTCCTACTGGGTCTTGGAGACAGCTGCTTCAACACCCAGCTGTACAGCATCCTGGGCTGTGTGTACGCAGAGCAGAGCACACCTGCCTTCGCCATCTTCAAGTTCATCCAG TCGATTTTTGCAGCGTTGGCCTTCTTCTACAGCGGATACCTTCTGTTGAGATGGCAACTCCTACTCATGGTCATACTGGGATTCACGGGGACCTTGGGTTTCTTCCTGGTGGAGAGGATGCAGAACATCTCCGTAGACACGCATGAGCCCTAG